One genomic region from Cardiocondyla obscurior isolate alpha-2009 linkage group LG01, Cobs3.1, whole genome shotgun sequence encodes:
- the LOC139103499 gene encoding tubulin alpha-1 chain, with the protein MRECISVHVGQAGVQIGNACWELYCLEHGIQPDGQMPSDKILGGGDDSFNTFFSETGAGKHVPRAVFVDLEPTVVDEVRTGTYRQLFHPEQLITGKEDAANNYARGHYTIGKEIVDLVLDRIRKLADQCTGLQGFLIFHSFGGGTGSGFTSLLMERLSVDYGKKSKLEFAIYPAPQVSTAVVEPYNSILTTHTTLEHSDCAFMVDNEAIYDICRRNLDIERPTYTNLNRLIGQIVSSITASLRFDGALNVDLTEFQTNLVPYPRIHFPLVTYAPVISAEKAYHEQLSVAEITNACFEPANQMVKCDPRHGKYMACCMLYRGDVVPKDVNAAIATIKTKRSIQFVDWCPTGFKVGINYQPPTVVPGGDLAKVQRAVCMLSNTTAIAEAWARLDHKFDLMYAKRAFVHWYVGEGMEEGEFSEAREDLAALEKDYEEVGMDSTDGEGDGAEEY; encoded by the exons ATG cgTGAATGTATATCCGTCCACGTGGGGCAGGCAGGAGTACAAATTGGAAATGCCTGCTGGGAGCTGTATTGCTTGGAGCACGGTATCCAACCCGATGGACAAATGCCGTCAGACAAAATACTCGGGGGCGGTGATGACAGTTTCAATACCTTCTTTAGCGAAACCGGTGCTGGGAAGCACGTACCGAGAGCGGTCTTTGTCGATCTCGAGCCGACAGTCGTGG ATGAAGTACGTACGGGTACTTACCGGCAACTCTTCCATCCGGAGCAATTGATAACTGGCAAGGAGGACGCCGCCAACAATTATGCGCGTGGTCACTATACGATCGGTAAGGAGATAGTTGACCTCGTCCTGGATCGTATTCGCAAGCTGGCAGATCAATGCACGGGACTCCAGGGCTTCCTGATATTCCATTCGTTCGGCGGCGGTACTGGTTCCGGCTTCACGTCTTTGCTGATGGAACGACTGTCGGTCGACTACGGGAAAAAATCAAAACTCGAGTTTGCAATTTATCCGGCGCCCCAAGTTTCGACAGCTGTTGTTGAGCCATATAATTCAATTCTCACAACGCATACCACTCTTGAACATTCGGACTGCGCGTTCATGGTGGATAACGAGGCCATATACGACATTTGCAGACGTAATTTGGACATCGAACGGCCGACTTACACCAATTTGAATCGCTTAATTGGCCAAATTGTATCCTCGATCACGGCCTCATTGCGTTTCGACGGCGCACTCAACGTCGATCTGACAGAATTTCAAACAAATTTGGTGCCTTATCCTAGGATTCACTTTCCTCTGGTCACCTACGCTCCCGTTATATCAGCAGAAAAAGCCTATCACGAGCAGCTCTCCGTCGCCGAGATAACAAACGCTTGTTTCGAGCCTGCAAATCAGATGGTTAAATGCGACCCTCGTCATGGAAAGTACATGGCGTGTTGCATGCTCTATAGAGGCGACGTAGTACCGAAGGACGTAAATGCGGCAATCGCGACTATCAAGACCAAGCGCAGCATTCAATTTGTCGATTGGTGCCCCACGGGATTCAAGGTCGGCATCAATTATCAACCGCCTACTGTCGTTCCCGGCGGCGATCTTGCCAAGGTACAGCGTGCTGTCTGCATGTTGTCCAACACGACAGCAATCGCCGAGGCTTGGGCGCGGCTCGATCATAAATTCGATCTGATGTACGCGAAGAGAGCCTTCGTACATTGGTACGTCGGTGAGGGAATGGAAGAGGGCGAATTCTCTGAGGCACGGGAGGATCTTGCTGCCTTGGAGAAGGACTACGAAGAAGTTGGTATGGACTCCACCGACGGCGAGGGAGATGGTGCggaagaatattaa